The sequence TCACCATCGAAGAAGCTCACCGTTTTCTCGACCCAGCCATTGTCCAAAGCACAATCTTCGGTACGATCGCGCGGGAAATGCGAAAATACTTTGTCACCCTTTTGGTAGTTGATCAGCGCCCGTCGGGGATAGATAATGAAGTCATGTCCCAGATTGGCACCCGCATTACAGCTTTGCTAAATGACGAAAAAGACATTGACGCCATCTTCACAGGGGTTTCCGGTGCTGGTAGTCTGCGCTCAGTGCTAGCAAAATTAGACTCCAAGCAGCAAGCCATGATTTTAGGTCACGCTGTCCCTATGCCAGTTGTAGTCCGTACCCGTCCTTATGACGCCACCTTCTACGCAGAAATTGGTGACACCGCTTGGGAAGAAAAACCGGACGCAGAACTGTTCGCAGCTGCTGAACTAGCCAAAGCCGATTTGGGTTTTTAGAGAGTTATTGGTCATTTGTGAAGGTAAGGGGTTAATGGTCAATTATTATCCCTGGTGTCCCCATCCCCCACTTTCGTAACTTCCCTCCACCACAGTCGTCAATCAGTTCGGTTATCCCGCTACGTATCGGCAACTGCAGTGAGGGTTTTGCCGTCACTATAGATATAGTAAGCACTCTATAGGAAGTTTAAAAAGTTTTTTGGTCAAGCAGGCAATTTTATCTTATAATAATAAGCTTTATCTAAACTGCTTTACTATCCGCTAGTTTTGTCGTACTATAAAAAAAGTAGAACTCATACTGACTTCGTATTTTTCCACTCCCTGCTAGTGGCACAGTACAACAAGAATTTTTAAACATCCTCAAAGTGCTGAAAACAGATGCCAAAAAAGACAAAAAGTAAGGGAACCTATCATACCGACACACCGTCTTGACAACGGCTATATAAACTTATTGCTGATGGTAGCTCCCTACGTTCCGTGATATATGTACTAAATTTACCCACCACTGTAGTTATTAAAGATTCATTGTGTTTACGGAGTAGAGGACAACGCACCAATGCCTACTGTTAACACCCAAACCGAAAACCTGAACACCAAATTCACGGCTGATATGGTGCGAACCTATCTGCGAGAAATTGGTCGTGTACCACTGCTAACCCGTGAGCAGGAGATTGTTTATGGGAAGCAGGTGCAGCAAATGATGACATTATTGGACGCCAAGGAAGCTTTGGCGAAAAAACTGCAACGCGAGCCAAGTTCAGAAGAGTGGGCGAACCAAGTTAATTCCTCTGAAACAGAGGTGAGACAGACTGTCGCCCAAGGTAAGCGAGCCAAGCAGAAAATGATTGAAGCTAACCTGCGCTTGGTAGTGGCTATTGCGAAAAAATACCAGAAACGCAACATGGAGTTTCTGGATTTGATCCAAGAAGGAACTCTAGGGTTAGAGCGGGGTGTAGAGAAATTTGATCCCATGCGGGGTTATAAATTTTCCACCTATGCTTACTGGTGGATTCGCCAAGCGATTACCAGAGCGATCGCCCAACAAGGTCGCACCATCCGCTTACCTATCCATATTACCGAAAAGCTGAACAAAATCAAAAAAGTGCAGCGCGAGCTAGCACAGAAGTTCGGGCGATCGCCCACACCTGCAGAAATTGCCAAAGAACTAGAGCTAGAACCAGCTCAGATCCGCGAGTATCTGAACATGGCGCGCCAGCCAGTTTCCTTAGATGTGCGCGTTGGCGATAACCAAGACACCGAGTTGCAAGAAATGCTCGAAGATGACGGCCCATCACCAGAGTATTACACCACCCAAGAATTCTTGCGCCAAGACTTGAACACCTTGCTAGCAGAATTAACCCCCCAACAGCGAGAAGTTTTAGCTTTGCGTTTCGGTTTAGAAGATGGTAACGAAATGTCTTTGGCGAAAGTCGGTGAGCGGTTAAATCTGAGCCGCGAACGTGTCCGCCAATTAGAACACCAAGCCTTGGCTCATCTGCGCCGCCGTCGCGGTAACGTCAAAGAGTATGTAGCATAAGCTCGAAACAGAGATTGTTTCATAGCGCGCCTCCTCAATTAGGGGGCTTTTTTCATAGCAGGGAACTTCGTAGAGGCGTAGCTTGCTTCTCCGTTTCGGAGTACGGTTGTTCGCCCAGTTATTCACCCAAATAATCCTCACCGCCATTCACCTTGGAGAGAGAAAGCAGCCCAATAACGGGGATGTCTCCAAGCTGGATATTGCGAATCCTTCCGCAGCCACATTTGGCGCTGGGCGACATTCAGGGCGGCGGCGGGAGATGTCTTTTGTGACAACATTTGTTGGTAAAATGCAATCATTAACTCCTTAGTAGATTCATCATTCACATTCCACAAATTCTCCGGATTCCTCGTTTTATCGTTGTGTAGGGGCGGATATTCTCATTAGCGTTAATTGAACTGTTTATGTCTTCCCTGTAGCGGCTTCCGTCACGACGTTTCTGTGTTTCGCGCAGCCTGTAGCAGCTTCTGCTTTCCCTGTAGCGGCTTCCGTCACGACGTTTCCGTGTTTCGCGCAGTCTGTAGTGGCTTCTGTTTTCTCTGTAGCGGCTTCCGCTTGGACGTTTTCGTGTTTCGCGCAGCTTGTAGCGGCTTGCGTTTTGATATTAGGACTTACCCATGTGTCACACTCAAATAATGGTGCGTGAATTTCAGCTTTGCTGGAGATAATAATCAAAACGCGATCGCAGTTGTGCAGATGTGAGGTTTTGAGTCCAGTATTCTACTAGCGCGTGACCAAATGCCCAAGCTTGGCGATCGCTGATGGTGGTATTCTCTAGCAGTAAGGGCCACAGGGACTGTAAGTCGAAGCTGAGTGGCTGGTCGTCGCTATTCAACAGGGAAAATAAGTCATAAGCCATC is a genomic window of Fortiea contorta PCC 7126 containing:
- a CDS encoding CHAT domain-containing protein produces the protein MNDESTKELMIAFYQQMLSQKTSPAAALNVAQRQMWLRKDSQYPAWRHPRYWAAFSLQGEWR
- a CDS encoding RNA polymerase sigma factor, RpoD/SigA family, yielding MPTVNTQTENLNTKFTADMVRTYLREIGRVPLLTREQEIVYGKQVQQMMTLLDAKEALAKKLQREPSSEEWANQVNSSETEVRQTVAQGKRAKQKMIEANLRLVVAIAKKYQKRNMEFLDLIQEGTLGLERGVEKFDPMRGYKFSTYAYWWIRQAITRAIAQQGRTIRLPIHITEKLNKIKKVQRELAQKFGRSPTPAEIAKELELEPAQIREYLNMARQPVSLDVRVGDNQDTELQEMLEDDGPSPEYYTTQEFLRQDLNTLLAELTPQQREVLALRFGLEDGNEMSLAKVGERLNLSRERVRQLEHQALAHLRRRRGNVKEYVA